One segment of Thermosipho atlanticus DSM 15807 DNA contains the following:
- a CDS encoding adenine nucleotide alpha-hydrolase family protein: protein MMIEKLVEDLKSDIKNTIESYGNKQVIVAFSGGLDSTVASLLTRDAIGAKNVELVNVVYGPFTYKRSIEIVKKSASKMGLKVTFVESLKQKEIWRFGPSCNMCTKIVKMNTVKNYAKDRLVITGSNSSDSWGKTGLKLFNGMYAPLGDLDKKTIWKILEFYSFTLERIGEHAEREGCKLKHLLKIMTNLDYHGKAVSLANEILLENLPKNMEIANVKIVGPLSKNIAIINVKPLVDNIDEIAKKIEKLDVIDEVIIAKKPLILKVIANPSIYRVEESKYWIHIGKLQPEFAVPIKIEWKESKNNKLRTIQVVGVEEWKNYQEESKNLKKPSDINLNQKSSCSLL, encoded by the coding sequence TTGATGATTGAAAAGTTAGTCGAAGATTTAAAGAGTGACATAAAAAACACCATTGAAAGTTATGGTAATAAACAAGTAATTGTGGCTTTTTCAGGAGGTTTAGATAGTACAGTTGCCAGTTTATTGACAAGAGATGCTATTGGTGCAAAGAATGTAGAACTTGTTAATGTAGTATATGGACCATTCACCTATAAAAGAAGTATAGAAATAGTTAAAAAATCAGCTAGTAAAATGGGGCTGAAAGTTACTTTCGTAGAATCTCTTAAGCAAAAAGAGATTTGGAGATTTGGACCTTCGTGCAATATGTGTACAAAAATTGTAAAGATGAACACAGTTAAAAATTATGCGAAAGATCGTTTAGTTATTACTGGCTCAAACTCAAGTGATAGTTGGGGAAAAACTGGTTTGAAATTATTCAATGGAATGTATGCTCCTCTCGGAGATTTGGACAAAAAAACAATTTGGAAAATACTTGAATTCTATTCGTTTACTTTAGAAAGAATTGGTGAACATGCTGAAAGAGAAGGATGTAAATTAAAGCATTTATTAAAAATCATGACAAATCTTGACTATCATGGAAAAGCTGTTTCGCTTGCTAATGAGATACTCTTAGAAAATTTACCAAAAAATATGGAAATTGCCAATGTCAAGATTGTTGGTCCTTTATCTAAAAATATTGCAATTATAAATGTTAAACCATTAGTAGATAACATTGATGAAATTGCAAAAAAGATTGAAAAATTAGATGTAATAGATGAAGTAATAATTGCAAAAAAACCATTAATATTGAAAGTAATTGCTAATCCTTCAATTTATAGAGTCGAAGAATCAAAATATTGGATTCATATTGGGAAATTACAACCAGAATTTGCCGTGCCAATAAAAATTGAATGGAAAGAATCCAAAAACAACAAACTTAGAACAATCCAGGTTGTCGGGGTGGAAGAATGGAAAAATTATCAGGAAGAATCGAAGAACTTGAAAAAACCATCGGATATAAATTTAAATCAAAAGAGCTCTTGTTCACTGCTTTAA
- a CDS encoding AEC family transporter, whose amino-acid sequence MFDVFNSILPPFLIILIGFIYGKIFPFDLKIISRIALWLMATVIAFTFINDYPPSFSNLKNYGIGILLIFLVSLIISRFSKNNKDVILTSGIYVNSGYLGYPILFSLWGEKAMSYGVVYSVMNIIIASIILPIFIGVKVNIKNVLKLPYVYTIIIAYILGINGINYKMLPNLFLETILMIKNSAIPFLLLFVGLSLSKIKLEKSSLMAVSFSTILRLLIIPAFSLTYVYFYKMDFELSKVFVLESAMPVAVNSVLLIDNLGGNTSLTSLSVFVTTILSIFTIPIWAYILDRLY is encoded by the coding sequence ATGTTTGACGTTTTTAATAGCATTTTGCCACCATTTTTGATCATACTTATTGGCTTTATTTATGGGAAAATCTTCCCCTTTGACTTAAAAATAATCTCAAGAATAGCACTTTGGTTAATGGCAACTGTAATTGCCTTTACATTTATAAATGATTATCCGCCATCTTTTTCAAATCTTAAAAACTATGGTATAGGTATACTTTTAATTTTTCTTGTTTCTCTTATAATTTCAAGATTTTCAAAAAATAACAAAGATGTAATTTTAACTTCAGGAATATACGTAAATTCAGGATATTTAGGATATCCTATTCTCTTTTCATTATGGGGAGAAAAAGCAATGTCTTATGGCGTTGTTTATTCTGTCATGAATATAATTATTGCTTCAATTATTCTCCCAATTTTCATAGGAGTGAAAGTAAATATCAAGAATGTTTTAAAGCTCCCTTATGTATATACAATAATTATTGCTTATATTTTAGGAATAAACGGTATTAATTATAAGATGCTCCCAAATCTTTTTCTAGAAACAATTTTAATGATTAAAAATTCCGCTATTCCTTTTCTGCTCTTATTCGTTGGACTCTCTTTGTCAAAAATTAAATTAGAAAAATCTTCGCTCATGGCTGTTTCTTTTAGTACTATCCTTAGACTATTAATTATCCCAGCTTTTTCATTAACATATGTCTATTTTTACAAAATGGATTTTGAATTGTCTAAAGTATTTGTCTTAGAAAGCGCCATGCCAGTAGCAGTTAATAGTGTTCTCTTAATTGATAATTTAGGAGGAAATACTTCATTAACGAGTCTCAGCGTATTTGTTACTACCATACTTTCGATTTTCACAATTCCAATTTGGGCATATATTTTAGATAGACTTTATTAA
- a CDS encoding NADH-dependent [FeFe] hydrogenase, group A6 has protein sequence MVKIFINNKEYEVPENITVLEAAQKIGLQIPTLCHHPELEPIGACRVCVVEIEGARTLQPACTTKVYDGMKIKTNSDRVVNSIKFNLSLIMANHPNDCMYCEADQRCELKKLVHIYDVRPLFPPTDLSDVFDDSSPSIQRDLSRCIKCQRCVRVCSEIQGMNIYSMIERGYKTIPQTAFDVPVYETDCISCGQCANLCPVGAIYETPDWKKVLRLIERKDKILIAQTAPAVRVAIGEEFGMEPGSISTGKMVAAVKRLGFDYVFDTNFAADLTIMEEGTELIHRLKEGGPFPMFTSCCPGWINLLEKQYPEFINNVSSAKSPQQMMSSVIKTYFAKKIGVDPEDIVVVSIMPCTAKKDEITRPQQKIKLEDGREIKATDYVITTREFAKLIKFKEINFMGLPDEEYDNPLGTSTGAGAIFGVTGGVMEAALRTAYEILTEEKLPKLEFTAVRGLEGIREAEIDIKGKKFKVAIAHGTASVKRLLDDMKDGRRYYDFVEIMACLGGCIGGGGQPKSLDPEILQKRANAIYTIDERSTLRRSHENPDVQKLYAEFLEKPYSHIAHKLLHTYYTDRTKNKDKAMSS, from the coding sequence ATGGTAAAAATCTTTATAAACAACAAAGAATACGAAGTCCCTGAAAACATAACAGTACTAGAAGCTGCTCAGAAAATAGGTTTGCAGATTCCTACGCTTTGTCATCATCCTGAACTTGAACCAATTGGGGCTTGTAGAGTTTGTGTGGTTGAAATCGAAGGGGCTAGAACACTTCAACCTGCATGTACAACAAAAGTATATGATGGCATGAAAATAAAAACCAACTCTGATAGAGTAGTAAACTCTATAAAATTTAATCTTTCTTTAATAATGGCAAATCATCCAAATGACTGTATGTATTGTGAAGCTGATCAAAGATGTGAGCTAAAAAAGCTTGTGCATATATATGACGTAAGACCATTATTTCCTCCCACTGATTTATCTGACGTTTTTGATGACAGTAGCCCTTCCATTCAAAGAGATCTTTCACGATGTATTAAATGTCAAAGATGTGTTAGAGTATGTAGCGAAATTCAAGGTATGAACATTTATTCAATGATTGAAAGGGGTTATAAAACGATCCCACAAACTGCTTTTGATGTACCAGTATATGAAACTGATTGTATTTCTTGTGGTCAGTGTGCTAACCTTTGTCCTGTCGGTGCAATATACGAAACACCTGATTGGAAAAAAGTTTTGAGATTAATCGAAAGAAAAGATAAAATTCTTATTGCTCAAACAGCACCTGCTGTTAGAGTAGCAATTGGTGAAGAATTCGGAATGGAACCAGGTTCAATTAGTACTGGAAAAATGGTTGCAGCTGTAAAACGGCTTGGTTTTGATTACGTATTTGATACAAATTTTGCAGCTGACCTTACAATTATGGAAGAAGGAACGGAATTAATTCACAGATTAAAAGAGGGTGGACCATTCCCAATGTTTACTAGCTGTTGTCCAGGGTGGATAAATCTTCTTGAAAAGCAATATCCTGAATTTATAAATAATGTTTCAAGCGCAAAGTCTCCTCAGCAAATGATGAGTTCTGTTATTAAAACATATTTTGCTAAGAAAATCGGAGTAGATCCGGAAGATATAGTTGTTGTGTCAATTATGCCTTGTACCGCAAAGAAAGACGAGATAACAAGACCTCAGCAAAAAATAAAGTTGGAAGATGGAAGAGAAATCAAAGCAACAGATTATGTAATTACAACAAGAGAATTTGCTAAATTAATCAAATTTAAAGAAATCAATTTCATGGGATTACCTGACGAAGAATACGATAACCCACTTGGTACATCAACAGGAGCAGGTGCAATCTTTGGCGTAACTGGTGGAGTTATGGAAGCAGCTCTTAGAACTGCATATGAAATCTTAACCGAAGAAAAACTTCCAAAACTTGAATTTACGGCTGTTAGAGGATTAGAAGGAATAAGAGAAGCTGAAATTGATATTAAAGGTAAGAAATTCAAAGTTGCAATTGCTCACGGTACGGCAAGTGTTAAAAGATTACTTGATGATATGAAAGATGGTAGAAGATATTACGATTTTGTTGAAATAATGGCTTGTCTTGGAGGATGTATTGGCGGTGGAGGACAACCAAAAAGTCTTGATCCAGAGATTTTACAAAAACGTGCTAATGCAATTTACACAATTGATGAAAGAAGCACACTTAGAAGATCTCATGAGAATCCAGATGTCCAAAAACTATATGCAGAATTTCTTGAAAAACCATATAGTCATATTGCTCACAAATTACTACACACATATTACACTGATAGGACAAAAAACAAAGATAAAGCTATGTCAAGTTAA
- the dprA gene encoding DNA-processing protein DprA has translation MTKSEIVLLAKLGYSIEEIEKISLVNNLNCLKDKGVKNKEILNKINEGLNSGEYSILTYWDDEYPDKLKNIWNPPIFLFYKGNISLLNESSLAVVGTRKISKYGYKVTKYFVDYLKKNFVIVSGMALGVDSVAHWNALGNTVAVLGSGVNVCYPKSNERLYNKILENGCVLSEYYPWEKPKKEYFPMRNRIVSGITDGVLIVEGKIKSGTMITAKFSLEFGREVFAIPGDIFNENSECPNFLIKNGAIPVTKPEDIVDYLQFERGIMYENGHEH, from the coding sequence ATGACTAAATCAGAAATAGTATTGTTAGCTAAACTTGGATATTCAATAGAAGAAATTGAAAAAATATCTCTAGTGAATAACTTAAATTGTTTAAAAGACAAAGGTGTAAAAAATAAAGAAATTTTAAATAAGATAAATGAAGGTTTGAATTCTGGAGAATATAGTATATTGACTTATTGGGATGATGAATATCCAGATAAGTTAAAAAACATATGGAATCCACCTATTTTCCTTTTTTACAAAGGAAATATTTCTTTATTAAATGAAAGTTCTCTAGCTGTAGTGGGTACCAGAAAAATATCAAAATATGGTTATAAAGTAACAAAATATTTTGTTGATTACTTAAAAAAGAACTTTGTTATTGTAAGTGGTATGGCTTTAGGTGTTGATTCTGTAGCTCATTGGAATGCATTAGGTAACACTGTAGCGGTATTAGGCTCGGGTGTGAATGTATGTTACCCGAAAAGTAATGAACGTTTATATAACAAGATCTTGGAAAATGGGTGTGTTTTAAGCGAATACTATCCGTGGGAAAAACCTAAAAAGGAATATTTCCCTATGAGAAATAGAATTGTTTCAGGGATAACTGATGGTGTTTTAATAGTGGAAGGTAAAATTAAGAGTGGAACGATGATCACAGCAAAGTTTTCTTTAGAGTTTGGTAGAGAAGTATTTGCAATTCCTGGAGATATTTTTAATGAAAATTCTGAATGTCCTAATTTTTTGATTAAGAATGGGGCTATTCCAGTTACAAAACCGGAAGATATTGTTGATTATTTGCAATTTGAAAGGGGAATAATGTATGAAAACGGTCACGAACATTAA
- the murJ gene encoding murein biosynthesis integral membrane protein MurJ, with protein MSILIHSIFFSVATFLSRILGLFRDILFAEYFGASYFLDAYFISVMFPFFLRKVFAEGAMSSAFVPLYSEIEDKEEKDRFLSSVINGFSLIIFCILILLYLYPNIVVILFGSGSPLETKLLAIKLVKITAPTIYFIFLWGIAYSIYNTKQKFFWPALTPAFSNITIIIGILFSIKFGILGPTFGFLIGNIFMFLGLSKKIFEHRYYLTLEYFPHFLKLFAPSFAAMTISQLNTIVDMNVVSYFGKGGISYLQYASRFYLLPYGLFAVSVSTVVLSKVSNNKSKFTKHLNEALTSTMLLTIPSTVGLILLSRPIIKFFYEHGEFTAKDTKITALVLIAYVIGLPFYAMYATISRSFHGMKNMKTPFYATVIVSISNIILDIILGLKYGPFGVAIATSISGIIGFSFLLLKIKTFPGKDSIKIIFSSTVMGIAIFLLNFVKNKYWFLLQIVVALVIYFIFIFFFYKKSIWRFLIDRRQNNNS; from the coding sequence ATGTCAATATTAATTCACAGTATATTCTTTTCTGTAGCAACATTTCTTTCAAGAATACTTGGTTTATTTAGAGACATTCTTTTTGCAGAATATTTTGGGGCATCTTATTTCTTAGATGCTTATTTTATTTCTGTCATGTTTCCTTTCTTTCTAAGAAAAGTTTTCGCTGAAGGGGCAATGTCTTCAGCATTCGTACCATTATATTCAGAAATAGAAGATAAAGAAGAAAAAGACAGATTTTTATCATCTGTGATCAATGGATTCTCGTTAATAATCTTTTGTATTCTTATCTTACTCTATTTATATCCAAATATAGTTGTAATATTATTTGGTTCTGGTTCTCCTCTCGAAACAAAACTGTTAGCCATTAAGCTTGTAAAAATTACCGCTCCAACAATTTATTTCATATTTCTATGGGGAATTGCTTATTCAATTTATAATACAAAACAAAAATTTTTTTGGCCAGCTTTAACACCAGCCTTTTCAAATATTACAATTATTATTGGTATACTATTTTCAATAAAATTTGGAATATTGGGCCCCACTTTTGGTTTTTTAATCGGCAATATTTTTATGTTTTTGGGACTTTCAAAAAAAATATTCGAACATAGATATTATTTAACACTTGAATATTTCCCACATTTTTTAAAATTATTTGCTCCGTCATTTGCAGCAATGACAATTTCTCAACTTAATACTATTGTTGATATGAACGTAGTTTCCTATTTTGGAAAAGGTGGAATTTCCTATCTTCAATATGCTTCAAGATTTTATCTTTTACCGTATGGATTGTTTGCTGTCTCTGTTTCAACTGTAGTTCTATCAAAGGTTTCCAACAACAAAAGCAAATTCACCAAACACTTAAATGAAGCTTTAACTTCAACAATGTTACTTACAATTCCTTCAACTGTGGGATTAATTTTACTTTCAAGACCAATAATTAAATTCTTTTACGAACATGGTGAATTCACAGCAAAAGATACTAAAATTACCGCATTGGTTTTAATCGCTTACGTAATTGGTTTACCATTCTATGCCATGTATGCTACAATATCAAGAAGTTTCCATGGAATGAAAAATATGAAAACTCCATTCTACGCAACTGTTATTGTTTCAATTTCTAATATTATACTAGATATAATATTGGGATTAAAATATGGACCTTTTGGTGTTGCAATTGCTACAAGTATTTCCGGAATTATTGGTTTTTCTTTTTTACTGCTAAAAATTAAAACATTTCCAGGAAAAGATTCAATAAAAATTATCTTTTCCTCGACTGTTATGGGAATAGCTATTTTCTTGTTGAATTTTGTAAAAAATAAATACTGGTTTCTTTTACAGATCGTAGTAGCTCTAGTAATATATTTTATATTCATATTCTTCTTCTACAAAAAGAGCATTTGGAGGTTTTTAATTGATAGGAGACAAAATAATAATTCTTGA
- a CDS encoding biotin--[acetyl-CoA-carboxylase] ligase, which translates to MIGDKIIILEKTNSTNDYLKKNYENFINGTVVVAIEQINGKGRKGRTWYSPKGGLWFSILLKPKKNISPHFFTKLSSITIIKILKKYKVDAQIKWPNDIYVNNKKLAGILTESEYKNSKLLALIVGIGININNEIPNELKDIAVSLSEVIGKNINISNFLNLFLKRFNTYYLKYRKTPHILTRIWKKFLTFKEGDSIKPNKENYIIEKIEDDYIIISNGLKKKKITSIHELEKEEFDD; encoded by the coding sequence TTGATAGGAGACAAAATAATAATTCTTGAAAAGACAAACAGTACAAATGATTATCTGAAGAAAAATTATGAAAATTTTATTAATGGTACAGTTGTTGTTGCTATTGAACAAATAAATGGAAAAGGAAGAAAAGGAAGAACTTGGTATTCTCCAAAAGGTGGTTTATGGTTTTCTATACTTTTGAAACCTAAAAAAAATATTTCTCCACATTTTTTTACAAAACTTTCTTCAATTACCATAATTAAAATTTTGAAAAAATACAAAGTAGATGCTCAAATTAAATGGCCAAATGATATTTATGTAAACAACAAAAAACTTGCAGGTATATTAACCGAAAGTGAATATAAAAATTCAAAACTCTTAGCATTGATAGTAGGAATCGGAATAAATATTAATAATGAAATTCCTAATGAATTAAAAGATATAGCAGTTTCGCTTTCAGAAGTTATTGGAAAAAATATTAACATTTCAAATTTTTTAAATCTTTTTCTAAAAAGATTTAATACCTATTATTTAAAATATAGAAAGACTCCTCACATATTAACAAGAATATGGAAGAAATTTCTTACATTTAAAGAAGGAGATTCTATAAAACCAAATAAAGAAAACTACATCATTGAAAAAATTGAAGATGATTATATAATTATTTCAAACGGACTTAAAAAGAAAAAAATTACAAGTATTCATGAACTTGAAAAGGAGGAATTTGATGATTGA
- the hydG gene encoding [FeFe] hydrogenase H-cluster radical SAM maturase HydG, which yields MYVFVKENEQERTFVNEEEINRLLEENSDPDDFKIKEILQKSLSKQRLEPDEVATLLNAKNKEQWEEIFHAARTLKEKVYGNRIVLFAPLYIGNECVNDCEYCGFRISNKDVIRKTLSLDELRNEVKALVSKGHKRLIVVYGEHPKYSPEFISKTIDVIYNTKLGNGEIRRVNVNAAPQTIDGYKLIKEVGIGTYQIFQETYHYPTYKKMHPRGPKSNFAWRLYGLDRAMLAGIDDVGIGALFGLYNWKFEVMGLIYHTIHLEERFGVGPHTISFPRIEPAVGTPIAERPPYQVNDEDFKRLVAVLRLAVPYTGLILTAREPIQIRKEVLKLGVSQIDAGSSIGVGSYSETDPEVVKKSQFILGDTRTLDEVIYELLRENYIPSFCTACYRAGRTGEHFMEFAIPGFVKRFCTPNALFTLNEYLNDYASKQTKLLGKEKIQIELNKISENQRSKIIEGLEKIDKGERDVRF from the coding sequence ATGTATGTTTTTGTGAAAGAAAATGAGCAAGAAAGAACTTTTGTAAATGAAGAAGAAATCAATCGATTACTTGAAGAAAATTCAGATCCTGATGACTTCAAAATCAAAGAGATACTCCAAAAATCTTTATCAAAACAAAGGTTAGAACCAGATGAAGTTGCAACACTTTTAAATGCAAAAAACAAAGAACAATGGGAAGAAATTTTCCATGCTGCAAGAACACTCAAAGAAAAAGTTTACGGAAACAGAATTGTTCTTTTTGCACCATTATATATTGGAAACGAATGTGTAAATGATTGTGAATACTGTGGATTCAGAATTTCAAACAAAGATGTAATTCGAAAAACTTTGTCCCTAGATGAACTTAGAAACGAAGTTAAAGCGCTCGTTTCAAAAGGTCATAAAAGACTTATAGTAGTATATGGTGAACATCCAAAATACTCACCCGAATTTATTTCAAAAACTATCGATGTTATATACAATACAAAACTTGGTAATGGAGAAATTAGGCGAGTAAATGTAAATGCAGCACCACAAACAATTGATGGATATAAGTTAATTAAAGAAGTAGGAATCGGAACCTACCAAATCTTTCAAGAAACATATCATTATCCAACATACAAAAAAATGCACCCTAGAGGGCCAAAATCAAATTTTGCTTGGAGATTATACGGCCTTGATAGAGCAATGCTTGCTGGAATAGATGACGTTGGCATAGGTGCTCTATTTGGATTGTACAATTGGAAATTTGAAGTCATGGGGCTTATTTATCATACAATTCATCTTGAAGAAAGATTTGGCGTAGGGCCACATACAATCTCTTTTCCAAGAATTGAACCTGCAGTTGGAACACCTATAGCTGAAAGACCTCCATATCAAGTAAATGATGAAGATTTTAAGCGTTTAGTTGCTGTATTAAGACTTGCTGTACCATACACAGGATTGATTTTAACTGCAAGGGAGCCTATTCAAATACGAAAAGAAGTTTTAAAACTTGGAGTTTCACAAATTGATGCAGGTTCAAGTATTGGTGTCGGATCATATTCGGAAACGGATCCTGAGGTAGTTAAAAAAAGTCAATTTATACTTGGTGATACAAGAACTTTAGATGAAGTAATATATGAGTTGTTAAGAGAAAATTATATACCCTCATTCTGTACCGCATGTTACAGAGCCGGAAGAACCGGTGAACATTTCATGGAATTTGCAATTCCTGGTTTTGTTAAAAGATTTTGTACTCCTAATGCTCTATTTACTTTAAACGAATATCTAAATGACTATGCTTCAAAACAAACCAAACTTCTTGGAAAAGAAAAAATACAAATCGAACTTAATAAAATTTCTGAAAATCAAAGGTCAAAAATCATAGAAGGTCTTGAAAAAATAGACAAAGGTGAAAGAGATGTTAGATTTTAA
- the hydE gene encoding [FeFe] hydrogenase H-cluster radical SAM maturase HydE — protein sequence MSEIINKLKTKKDSITYEELVYLLSTDKYDQQIFELADQIRKKYVGNEVHIRAIIEFSNICKMDCLYCGLRKQNKNLKRYRMKPEEILERAKLIAERNIKTIVLQSGEDPFYTTEIIKDLIIEIKKLGVAVTLSIGEREFEEYKIWKEAGADRYLMRHETADSKLYKKLHPSDTFENRKKHLFKLKELGYEVGAGCMVGLPGQGPKELAKDLIFLRELDSDMIGIGPFIPNPDTPLKSEKGGDLNTTLKVIALARILIPTANIPATTAMGSIHPFGRQLALKCGANVIMPNLTPNPYRPNYTLYPNKICLFEADTACIDCVRAMIKGLNRKVGETHGFRIKYSAV from the coding sequence TTGTCAGAAATTATAAATAAATTAAAAACAAAAAAAGATTCAATTACATATGAAGAACTAGTCTATTTGCTTTCTACAGATAAATACGACCAGCAAATATTTGAACTTGCCGATCAAATAAGAAAAAAATATGTAGGAAACGAAGTTCATATACGGGCAATCATTGAATTTTCTAATATTTGCAAAATGGATTGTCTATATTGCGGACTTAGAAAACAAAATAAAAACTTAAAAAGATATAGAATGAAACCCGAAGAAATTCTAGAACGTGCTAAACTAATTGCCGAAAGAAATATTAAAACTATTGTTCTTCAGTCTGGAGAAGATCCATTTTACACAACTGAAATTATCAAAGATCTAATTATTGAAATAAAAAAATTAGGAGTAGCTGTTACTTTAAGTATTGGAGAAAGAGAATTTGAAGAATATAAAATTTGGAAAGAAGCAGGAGCAGATAGATATCTAATGAGACATGAAACAGCAGATTCAAAGCTGTATAAAAAACTTCATCCCAGTGATACTTTTGAAAACAGAAAAAAACATTTATTCAAATTAAAAGAACTAGGATATGAAGTAGGAGCAGGGTGTATGGTCGGATTACCTGGACAGGGCCCTAAAGAACTTGCAAAAGATTTAATTTTTCTAAGAGAACTTGATTCAGATATGATAGGTATTGGTCCCTTCATTCCAAATCCAGATACTCCATTGAAGAGTGAAAAAGGTGGTGATTTAAACACTACTCTAAAAGTAATTGCTTTAGCAAGAATTTTAATACCAACAGCCAATATACCAGCTACCACTGCAATGGGAAGTATTCACCCATTTGGCAGACAACTAGCATTGAAATGTGGGGCAAATGTAATAATGCCGAACCTGACTCCCAATCCTTATCGCCCAAATTACACTTTATATCCAAATAAAATTTGCTTATTCGAAGCAGATACAGCTTGCATAGATTGTGTTAGAGCAATGATTAAAGGATTAAATAGAAAAGTAGGAGAAACTCATGGCTTTAGGATAAAATATTCAGCAGTTTAA
- the rnc gene encoding ribonuclease III translates to MEKLSGRIEELEKTIGYKFKSKELLFTALRHTSYVNERKLKTEELPSYERLEFLGDAVVELLVCTKLYENFANLPEGIMAQIKAAVASEDVLSEIAQKLNLGKYILLGKGEEISGGRNKKSILADVFEALTAAVYIDSGKDLNLTSELFTPLLNEYILLFLEGKRIFDYKTKLQELTQEFFKVLPTYIVEEIEKEFKATVLVNNQVYATGMGSSKKEAEKRAAEIAYKKLLEEVSKK, encoded by the coding sequence ATGGAAAAATTATCAGGAAGAATCGAAGAACTTGAAAAAACCATCGGATATAAATTTAAATCAAAAGAGCTCTTGTTCACTGCTTTAAGACATACATCATACGTAAATGAACGTAAGTTAAAAACTGAAGAACTACCTTCGTATGAAAGACTCGAATTTCTAGGTGATGCAGTAGTTGAATTGTTAGTATGTACAAAATTATATGAAAATTTTGCAAACTTACCAGAAGGCATAATGGCTCAAATAAAAGCTGCTGTTGCTAGTGAAGATGTTCTTTCGGAAATTGCACAAAAATTAAATTTAGGCAAATACATCTTACTTGGAAAAGGGGAAGAAATAAGTGGAGGAAGAAATAAAAAATCTATTTTAGCCGATGTATTTGAAGCTTTAACAGCCGCTGTTTACATCGATTCAGGAAAAGATTTAAATCTTACTAGTGAACTTTTTACTCCACTACTCAATGAATATATTCTTCTATTTCTCGAGGGAAAAAGAATTTTCGACTACAAAACAAAATTACAAGAACTAACTCAAGAATTTTTTAAAGTGCTTCCAACATATATTGTTGAAGAAATTGAAAAAGAATTTAAAGCTACTGTGCTTGTAAACAACCAGGTCTATGCTACTGGAATGGGTTCTTCCAAAAAGGAAGCTGAAAAAAGGGCAGCCGAAATCGCTTATAAAAAACTTTTAGAGGAGGTATCAAAAAAATGA
- a CDS encoding TM1266 family iron-only hydrogenase system putative regulator: MERYYTIDIIVHNRDDAYDKVNELLHQFAKYIKLRVGYPLEKENMAVIFLIFKANNDKLGSFTGKLGQIKSVKVKSIAITN; the protein is encoded by the coding sequence ATGGAAAGGTACTACACAATAGATATAATTGTTCATAACAGGGACGATGCGTATGATAAAGTTAATGAACTTCTTCATCAATTTGCAAAATATATCAAATTGAGAGTTGGTTATCCATTAGAAAAAGAAAATATGGCAGTCATATTTTTAATTTTTAAGGCGAACAACGACAAACTAGGCAGCTTTACAGGTAAATTGGGGCAGATAAAAAGTGTAAAAGTGAAAAGTATTGCAATTACAAATTAG
- a CDS encoding RnfABCDGE type electron transport complex subunit B codes for MVVLYSALVMGALGLAFGLFLAYSNEKFKVEADPRVEMIINVLPGINCGACGYPGCEGYANAIVKKGDAIDKCLPGKKSGVQEKIKEILDSNK; via the coding sequence GTGGTAGTTTTATATTCTGCATTAGTAATGGGTGCATTAGGCCTAGCTTTTGGACTTTTTCTAGCATATAGTAATGAAAAATTCAAAGTTGAAGCAGATCCAAGAGTAGAAATGATTATAAACGTTTTACCTGGAATTAATTGTGGTGCTTGTGGCTATCCAGGTTGTGAAGGTTATGCAAATGCAATTGTAAAAAAAGGAGACGCTATTGATAAATGTTTGCCTGGTAAAAAATCAGGGGTTCAAGAAAAAATTAAAGAGATTTTGGATAGTAATAAATGA